From the Chryseobacterium fluminis genome, the window AAGAAAAGCTTTTTTCAAAACCGGATATTTGCATTCTGCTTTTGCTAATCGTTGTAATTCATCAAAAATCAGATATTCTCTTTGGCTTTCAGCTTGTTCAAAGGATTTGACTTTTGAAGCATAATTAATCGTCAAATATCCATTATCGAAAGCACTCCTTAGGGCAGCTTTAAACTTGTTGAAATATGAATATTTTGAGTTCTGAGAAAGTGGCAGTTCACTTTTTGTGAGAGCATCTTTTTCAAAATATCGGTGAACTTTCTTGACGAAGCTTTCATCAATTTCATCGAAAGTCATATTTTTTGGAACAATCTTTTTGAGATGTTGTAGAGTCGATAACCAATTACCGTAATTATTAGAAGTATCTTGTTTTTGTTTTTCCTCTGTCAACTCCTCAAAGTATGTTAAAAAAGTCCTTTTACTTTTTACAGTATCTTTCAAATCGTAGCGACCTTGAACATATTCAGCTTTTTTGATTGCCAAAATACTTTCGGCAAGAGCCATAGTTTCTTTATTCTCTTTTTTTTCCTTAACCGACTTTGGATCGGGGTGCAAATACAGTTTCAAATACTCAAAATTTCGCAGGTGAACTCTTCTTCCTTGTGCATTAGTAGAAGAACCTTTGTAATACTCAATGAAAAGACTAATCCTTCCATCAGCTAAATTTTTCTGTTTTAAAGTAATATTCATATCTTTTATTTGAGGTGTACATTTGTACACCTTTATGCTACTTTTTGTGGTTCGAGGTGTACAACAGGTGTACAAATATAAGAATAAACTCCAAAAAGAGAAAATAAAATTTATATAAATATCTGATAATCAAATAAAAGAAAGAAAAAGAAATCAAAGAAAAGCTAAATTATTTCCCGATACAGAACTTAGAAAAAATATTCCCCAGCACCTCATCATTTGTGACTTCCCCTGAAATTTCACCCAGATGTTCCAGGGCATTTCTCAGTTCATAGGCCAGCAATTCTGTAGAAATTTGGAAGGAAATGGCTTCCTTCACCTTGTGTACGGCATCCAGGGATTTCCCCAGGGCTTCAAAGTGACGTTGGTTGGTGATCACAACATTGTTTTCAGCAGATTTTAACTGTTCCACATACGAAGACAGTTCGTTCTTAAGATCCTGCATATTCTGGTTTTCTACTGCCGAGATTTTAATAAAATCAAACTCATAGGAAATCGAGTTCCGGAAAATATTTTCAACCTTTTCATAGACAGCAGGTGAAACTTCATCTATTTTTGTGGCGCAGATAATTAATTTAAGATCGTCCCTTACCAGAGATTTTATCATTTCCATATCTTCTGAGAAATCTTCTGTAGCGGCATCGGCAAGATATACCAGGATATGGGCATTCTCCACTTTCTCTTTGGCTTTTTTAACGCCGATCGCTTCGATCTCATCCATGGTTTCCCGCAATCCGGCCGTATCGATCAGGCGGAAAGCATGCCCTTTGATGTGCAA encodes:
- a CDS encoding site-specific integrase, with the translated sequence MNITLKQKNLADGRISLFIEYYKGSSTNAQGRRVHLRNFEYLKLYLHPDPKSVKEKKENKETMALAESILAIKKAEYVQGRYDLKDTVKSKRTFLTYFEELTEEKQKQDTSNNYGNWLSTLQHLKKIVPKNMTFDEIDESFVKKVHRYFEKDALTKSELPLSQNSKYSYFNKFKAALRSAFDNGYLTINYASKVKSFEQAESQREYLIFDELQRLAKAECKYPVLKKAFLFSCLSGLRWSDINTLTWKEVRDEGDVSRVNFRQEKTEGVEYLYISKQARELLGERQDPQERVFKGLKYGMTYNTEIIRWCNRAAVPKHITFHSARHTNAVLLLENGADIYTVSKRLGHRELRTTQIYAKIVDSKMKEAAEIIPELNIEL